In one window of Leguminivora glycinivorella isolate SPB_JAAS2020 chromosome 10, LegGlyc_1.1, whole genome shotgun sequence DNA:
- the LOC125230579 gene encoding acetyl-coenzyme A transporter 1 has product MSVTKRKNVPEKEELIENGSTLTYTGQSNIKGDELNIAVLLFLYTLQGIPLGLAGAVPMLLQNRGITYTQQAEFSFVNWPFSVKLLWAPIVDALFWPKFGRRKTWLVPVQYLIGIVMIIMSSSITDWLGSDDKAPNMMLLTVTFLFLNFLAATQDIAVDGWALTMLKRCNVGHASTCNTVGQTAGFFLGYVLFLALESPYFCNKYLRIVPEDVGLVTLASFLFFWGWVFIASTTLIAIFKHEAKERDHKENETKGMSVIVDAYKQLYTIVKLPAVRTLALVLFTAKLGFCASDAVSGLKLVEAGVPREDMALLAVPLVPVQIILPVLLARYTTGPAPLSLWLHAFPFRLIVGPLAAGLVALTPSLLGDSGPSYSYLLVLMALYVFHQTCLYCMFVAVMAFFAKVSDPAVGGTYMTLLNTVSNLGTNWPNTLALWAIDHLTFKNCSLPEMSDNTCSSKLESDLCKNGGGTCVTRIDGFYIETAICLVVGYLWLQWGRPTINRLQRRPASAWQVSTLR; this is encoded by the exons ATGTCCGTAACTAAAAGAAAAAATGTGCCAGAAAAGGAAGAGTTGATTGAAAATGGTTCTACACTTACATATACTGGACAAAGTAACATAAAAGGAGATGAACTGAATATCGCCGTATTATTATTTCTGTACACTTTGCAAGGGATTCCCCTGGGCCTAGCTGGAGCGGTGCCTATGCTTTTACAAAATAGAGGAATCACCTATACACAACAG gcagAATTCAGCTTTGTGAATTGGCCGTTCAGTGTCAAATTACTATGGGCACCAATAGTTGATGCATTATTCTGGCCAAAGTTTGGCCGACGGAAGACTTGGTTGGTGCCTGTTCAGTATCTCATTGGCATTGTTATGATCATTATGTCGAGCAGCATTACAGACTGGCTAGGGTCTGATGACAAAGCTCCTAACATGATGCTTCTCACtgttacatttttgtttttgaaCTTTTTGGCGGCTACACAAGATATAGCAGTTGATGGTTGGGCTCTGACTATGTTGAAAAG GTGCAATGTAGGCCATGCGTCAACCTGTAACACAGTAGGCCAAACCGCTGGTTTCTTCCTCGGCTACGTCTTATTCCTAGCCCTAGAATCTCCGTACTTCTGCAACAAATATCTCAGAATCGTCCCAGAAGACGTTGGCCTTGTCACTCTAGCCAGTTTCCTGTTCTTCTGGGGCTGGGTCTTCATCGCTTCAACTACACTGATAGCGATCTTCAAACATGAGGCTAAAGAAAGGGATCACAAAGAGAATGAGACTAAAGGAATGAGTGTCATAGTTGATGCATACAAACAGTTGTATACTATTGTGAAATTGCCTGCAGTTCGGACTTTAGCTCTAGTTCTATTTACTGCCAAG CTTGGTTTCTGTGCCAGTGACGCGGTGTCTGGTCTCAAATTAGTAGAGGCCGGTGTGCCTAGAGAAGATATGGCGTTGTTGGCCGTACCACTAGTTCCAGTTCAAATTATATTACCAGTg CTACTAGCTCGCTACACGACGGGCCCCGCGCCGCTGTCCCTATGGCTGCACGCGTTCCCGTTCCGACTGATAGTCGGTCCGCTAGCCGCTGGTTTGGTGGCCCTAACGCCTTCGCTACTTGGCGACTCTGGGCCTTCTTACTCGTACCTTTTGGTGTTGATGGCTTTGTACGTTTTTCATCAG ACCTGCCTCTACTGCATGTTCGTAGCAGTCATGGCTTTCTTCGCCAAAGTCTCAGACCCAGCCGTGGGCGGGACTTACATGACGTTACTCAACACTGTGTCCAACTTGGGGACCAACTGGCCTAACACTTTAGCCCTGTGGGCTATAGACCATTTGACTTTCAAGAACTGTTCACTACCGGAGATGAGCGATAATACTTGCTCTTCAAAACTTGAAAGCGAT CTCTGTAAAAACGGCGGAGGCACGTGTGTGACCCGAATCGACGGGTTCTACATAGAAACAGCCATCTGCCTAGTCGTAGGCTACCTCTGGCTACAATGGGGCCGTCCCACCATCAACCGGCTACAGCGCCGGCCCGCCTCGGCGTGGCAAGTCAGCACGCTAAGATAA